Proteins encoded in a region of the Salvelinus fontinalis isolate EN_2023a chromosome 17, ASM2944872v1, whole genome shotgun sequence genome:
- the penka gene encoding proenkephalin a, which translates to MAVPGNSLWRLLLCAYFALTVGADCEKDCALCLNRILGQQTAINTLTCSIECEGSLDTTKLRLCRDVLLEEEPVAVDEIKQEEVEDEQHQLAKKYGGFMKRYGGFMIRRSPPVQDGGVQGGQNNPVAEEEDIRLEILKFLNSEAEGQRDGELAKRYGGFMRRGGDFGALEVVGRPLKKRYGGFMRRVGRPEWLEDQKNKGGLLKRSWEGQGVDSPLAEIQKKYGGFMD; encoded by the exons ATGGCTGTCCCGGGGAACTCACTATGGAGGCTGCTTCTCTGTGCGTATTTTGCGCTCACGGTCGGAGCGGACTGCGAGAAGGACTGTGCGCTCTGCCTCAACCGCATACTGGGACAACAGACGGCAATTAACACCCTG ACATGCTCAATAGAATGTGAGGGTAGCCTGGACACCACGAAGCTCCGCCTCTGCCGAGACGTCCTATTGGAGGAGGAGCCTGTCGCTGTTGACGAAATCAAACAGGAAGAGGTGGAGGACGAGCAGCACCAGCTGGCCAAGAAGTATGGCGGCTTCATGAAGCGCTACGGGGGGTTCATGATCAGGAGGAGCCCACCCGTACAGGATGGAGGAGTGCAGGGAGGACAGAACAACCCAGTGGCTGAGGAAGAGGACATCCGTCTGGAGATCCTGAAGTTCCTGAATTCAGAGGCCGAGGGGCAGAGGGACGGAGAGTTGGCCAAGCGCTACGGGGGGTTCATGAGGAGAGGGGGGGACTTCGGGGCTCTGGAGGTGGTGGGCAGGCCATTGAAGAAGCGTTATGGGGGCTTCATGAGGAGGGTAGGGAGGCCTGAGTGGCTGGAGGATCAGAAGAACAAGGGGGGGCTCCTGAAACGCTCCTGGGAGGGGCAGGGGGTTGACTCCCCCCTGGCTGAGATACAGAAGAAATATGGCGGATTCATGGACTAG